A segment of the Nitrosopumilus sp. genome:
TGACATAGTAAAATATAGACATGATGATTTGTTGAACTTGGATATCCCGACCGAATTGGACGGAGTGCCTTCAGAGATCTTAGATCCTAAACATACTTGGAATGACAAAGATTCGTATGAAATCTCAGCCAAAAAATTGGCACAAATGTTTGTTGAAAACTTTAAAAAATTCGACAATGTTTCATCTGACATAATTGACGCAGGTCCTAAAATCTCTAGTTAGTTTGTCTTCTTTTAATTAAGCCAAAAGATGTTATTCCAGCTAATGCTATTGTGATTATGATCATCTGTTTTTCTGGAACTGTTATGATACTTTCTTTAGCATGATCTTCTGGAATTGAATTTATTTCAATTGTATTGTATGCACTTGATGTGTTTCCATTCGCTCTAATTTTAGCATCTATCCAGTACTTTGAATTTTCATGGATCTCAAAAAATACTTTTTTGTTTGGTGTCGTTGTTATGGTGCTTTCTTTTCCATCCTTGCTGTTGATGATTGAAATTTTGGCAAAATTCCATTTCTCTGGATGATGAACTTCAAATAACAATTCTTGATTTTCCTGGTCTACTGAGATAGAACCTGGAGTATAGTGTATGAGAATTGGAACTATGTATCGTACCTCTTCATGATTGACAATTATTTTTCCTTCATGGTTTCCAAATTCTTCTTTACTCATGTTGATCGTAATTTGTAATGTGTTTCCTTCAAGAACATGTGTAAATTTTATGGCCTCTGGACCTTCAAATTTGACCTCTAAGCTATCTAATATTCCATTGATTGCTTTTAACTCAAATTGCTTTTCTGCAATCTGTTGTTTTGATGAAACGTTAACTACCAAATTTGGTGGAATAATAATCAGTTTTGCATTGTATGCATTTTCTATGTCTAGCCTTCCGGCACCCGATTCGTGTACCGAGAATTCTTGACCATATGCATCTGAAACAGGCTCTACGGTAGTAAGTAATAGGGATTTAATTTCATGATTGTAAAGTTCGGGGTTTTTTTGAAGCAATAGTGCCGCTGCTCCGCTGACATGTGGTGCTGCAAAGCTTGTCCCGCTTGTAAAGTTGTATCCTGCATTATTTTGTGTGGTGTTGATGTATGCCCCCGGTGCCACCAAGTCTGGTTTAATGTAAAATGGAGAAACCGGGCCTCGTGAACTAAAATGGGTTACAAAGTCTGGATTGTAAAACAGATGTAAATTGCCTTGGGAATCCTTTCCAATTGATTCTTTAATCTCTAGTCCTTCTTCCCTATCCATTGATACAACTGGAATTTGTGGGGTGTATCCTATTTCCATAAACTCGTGAGTCAGCTCTCCCAAAAACATTCCCTGTAAATTATTGTAAATGATTAGTGCTTTTGCTCCTGCATTTGAGGCGTTCTTTTCTTTCACTGAAAAATATAACATCTCTCCTTCTGTGTCACTACCTCTTTCGACAATCAGTATCGCATCTTTTACGTTAATTTTTTCTAGTTCCTCCATTTTCCCATAACCTCCATAAATTACATTTCCTGAAATTGGCTCTTCCAATTTTGAAGAACCCACCATCGGTATCACCGTATATGGTTTTTCATCCACTTCTAACGTTGCAACTAGACTTGAAGTTAGAT
Coding sequences within it:
- a CDS encoding S8 family serine peptidase gives rise to the protein MKIATIFSLSVMIFGIFVVSQLMQHENEIHTYLQRSVPYVGTDIPRAEGLDGTGIRVAIIDTGVDFNHPDLLGWGNDGKVVGGYNFISEGQPPMDTNGHGTQVAGVIAADGEITGIAPKAKILAYKVSEDGEGVSSELIIRAIEKAIEDEADIINISLGVNKTNSKIDHAVNRALEKEIFVVTASGNDGPELKTIGSPGRNFGSITVGATYNNLTSSLVATLEVDEKPYTVIPMVGSSKLEEPISGNVIYGGYGKMEELEKINVKDAILIVERGSDTEGEMLYFSVKEKNASNAGAKALIIYNNLQGMFLGELTHEFMEIGYTPQIPVVSMDREEGLEIKESIGKDSQGNLHLFYNPDFVTHFSSRGPVSPFYIKPDLVAPGAYINTTQNNAGYNFTSGTSFAAPHVSGAAALLLQKNPELYNHEIKSLLLTTVEPVSDAYGQEFSVHESGAGRLDIENAYNAKLIIIPPNLVVNVSSKQQIAEKQFELKAINGILDSLEVKFEGPEAIKFTHVLEGNTLQITINMSKEEFGNHEGKIIVNHEEVRYIVPILIHYTPGSISVDQENQELLFEVHHPEKWNFAKISIINSKDGKESTITTTPNKKVFFEIHENSKYWIDAKIRANGNTSSAYNTIEINSIPEDHAKESIITVPEKQMIIITIALAGITSFGLIKRRQTN